GAAGCTGTGCCGGCCTGAGTGGATCGACAGCTGCTCAACTCTATCTGGCGCCAGATAGGTCCGGAGAATCGTCTTAAACCGGTGCTGCAGGGCTCTCACGCCTAGCGGCTGGCCGCTCTCGCCCTTCCTGAGGTTGCAGACAAACGGGCAGTCCGGATCAGCCCACTGGGAGTCTCTCACAGCCTTCCAGGCGGCTATCTCTGAGAGCGTCTGGCGATCGAGCCAGAGAGGGACCTTCCGGCGTTTGCCGCCCTTGCCGTTGCTCACAATGATGTGAGGTCTCGTCTCTGTAAGAACTACTTCTCGAAGCTTGAGAGCTGAGATCTCAGAGACCCTG
The Bremerella cremea DNA segment above includes these coding regions:
- a CDS encoding tyrosine-type recombinase/integrase, translating into MVSPRFWLVDVGNQIHTRARAGSQIRAIFRTLSGLRVSEISALKLREVVLTETRPHIIVSNGKGGKRRKVPLWLDRQTLSEIAAWKAVRDSQWADPDCPFVCNLRKGESGQPLGVRALQHRFKTILRTYLAPDRVEQLSIHSGRHSFASHLLKRGFSLVQVRDWLGHSSIATTSVYLHTDPDEGSEVLEAFAF